tattttggtggaaatttgtaaatacagtaattactacgtagcattaatgtgtagtgaactactttttctgtcaaatttgttgtataacatgatgttttggtgcttaatttgtaaaatcataacctaatttgatgtttaataggcttttccttaatgcctccttattatccaacatattcgcttatccaacgttctgccggcccgtttatgttggataagtgagactctactgtattatttttctctattattattggtattattacatttattatttttctctattattgttgctactattacatttattttactctatttttattattattaataatacatttattatttcactctgatcttattattattattatatttattattttactgtatattattctctattattgttgctactattaatatattttactctattattattattaatacatttattatttcactctgatcttattattattattactacatttattattttactcaatttattattgtattattttcctgtatttattattattattattattacatgtattattttactctgttattattaaaaggatacataagcacatttacattgaagaagatgagagtaatgatttgatcagagttggacagtcttatcttaaatttgagcttgatgtaaatattcaaaaacatttaacctactgatgcctgaattaatgtaattttattggtatctatttttatttctgaaatttaccatccttggcttatactggtcaatgttttcccagattttttgtggtaaaattaggtgtctcggcttatattcaggttggcttatactcgagtatatacggtagtaatattacatttaatatatagtatataattaatattatattgtattattagtagtataatattgtatttcattataatattattatcaatattatatgtatatacaatatattatatatttataaattattataaattttttttatatatatatatatatatatatatatatatacacacacacacacacacacacacacacacacatacatacatacatatataaaattagcatagcatgttgctatggcacaggagacaagatggaactatcttcctggctctcaggttggtatgatgatAATAGGGCAAGATCAGGGTCGCACACCCAGCCCAGGTGGCTTTGGGGAAAGAATGTATTGCACAATATTTCCctatcctaaaatgatacattttaatatattggttttatggttcccgtccccttgatctggtcatgtaagtgtgatttattgttataattgtattattttactttgttgttatgtaatgtttgtgtttgcttttatgactgtaaaccgccctgagtcccaaccgggagatagggcggtatataaataaagttttattattattattattattattattattattattattattattattaacgtacCTGAGCAGGTGAGCCTAGGTTGGACACCCGGTCCCTCCAATTGGCCCCTGAATAGAAAAGGGCACCTCTTTATGTTTTGGGAGAGTGAAGGCTGGATCAGCAATTGAATGTGATTGAATTTTTGCATGACTACGTTAtgttaatagtaattatgttgatgttttaacGTGTCTGTACTGTATGTTCTGTGtttggtaattgaatgttttacccaTGTTGgcaaccgtcctgagtccccttgcggagatagagcggtatataaataaagttttattatatactgtatatacttgagtataagctgacctgaatataagccaaggcacttaattttaccacaaaaaaactgggaaaacattgaccccagtataagccgagggtggtaaatttcagaaataaaaacagataccaataaaattacattaattgaggcatccgtggtttaaatatttttgaatctttacatcaaactgtaatttaaaatatgaatgacaaactctgattaaatcattattttcattttcttcaatgtcaatgtgcttatgtattgttttaataatcatagagtgaaataatatatgtaataataataataaatgcagaaaaataataaatgtattagtaataaaaatagagtaaaataataaatgtattagtaataaaaatagagtaaaatgaatgtaaaataacaataatacagtaaaatgataaatgtaatacaatagagtctcacttatccaacactcgcttatccaagcttctggattatccaacgcatttttgtagtcaatgttttcaatatatcatgatattttggtgcgaaattcgtaaatacagtaattactacatagcattactgcatactgaactacattttctgtcaaatttgttgtataacatgatgttttggtgcttaatttgtaaaatcataaactaatttgatgtttaataggcttttccttaatgcctccttagtatccaacatattcgcttatccaacgttctgctggcctgtttatgttggataagtgagattctactgtaataataattaatagagtaaaataataaatgtaacaataccaataataatagagagaaataataaatataccatatatgcttgagtataagctgacctgaatataagcccatcaggaccctcacccgagtataagccgaggaggcttttttccagtcctaaaaaaggcctgaaaaactaggcttatactcaagtatatacagtactatatTATTAAGGAGGGGTCAAACTGTACtggttagagcaggggtccccaaattaaggcccgggggccggatacggccctctgaggtcatttaccttgcccccgccctcagttttataatataatatattgtatatacatataatattgataatattattataatgtaatacaatataacactaataataataccatataataatattaattatatattctatattctaatatatatattagtaatatattctatattactaataatattacagtacagtggtatagttcaatatctatatatataaaaggataaagttgcgggcgcagtgactataacaacaaaactaaacatcccagaaatatgaaacttggcaacacaatgcaaaagccttgcctcccggttacaacaacacaaccacaccacaaaaccacaatccggacccacaaaactcacaacaacacatcatgactacctagaaacacaaaacttggcaacacaacacaaaagccttgcctcccggttgtaacaacacaatcacaccacaaaaccacactggacccacaaaactcacaacaacgcatcgtgactataacaacacaactaaatgccccagaaatacaaaacttgacaacacaacgcaaaagccttgcccctCATGGTTGtagcaacacaaccacaccacaaaaccacaatccggatgcacaaaactcacaacaaagcatcgtgactataacaacacaactaaacgccccagaaatacgaaacttggcacacaactaaatgccccagaaatacaaaacttgacaacacaacgcaaaagccttgcctcccggttgtaacaacacaaccacaccacaaaaccacaatccagacccacaaaactcacaacaacgcatcgtgactataacaacacaattaaacgccccagaaatacaaaatttgacaaaacaacgcaaaagccttgcctcccggttgtaacaactcaatcacaccacaaaaccacaatccagacccacaaaattcacaacaatgcatcatgactataacaacacaactaaatgccccagaaatacgaaacttggcaaaacaatgcaaaatccttgcctcccagttgtaacaacacaatcacaccacaaaacgcaatccggacccacaaaactcacaacaatgcatcgtgactataacaccacaactaaacgccccagaaatatgaaacttggcacacaactaaacgccccagaaatacaaaatttgacaacgcaacgcaaaagccttgcctcccaattgtacgaacacaaccacaccacaaaaccacaatccggatccagaaaactcacaacaatgcatcgtgactataacaacacaactaaacgccccagaaatacaaaacttgacaacacaacgcaaaagccttgcctcccggttgtaacaacacaaccacaccacaaaaccacaatccggacccacaacactcacaacaacacatcgtgactataacaacacaattaaaccggatggccatctgtctgaggggtttgggtggggtcttcctccatgacaaaaataaaggggttggactggatacaaactacaaattccagcaccccatggcatggagtccatgcatttcaattagaggcctcttccttctccctttccccgccatccaacccactgacccagttccatggctccgcaggcaggaaaggctgggacggatagaacgaaggaaggagggaagggaagcgaaggaacgccagggacaagagccctccctctctgcccggaaggccaagagcaaaagggtgAGAAAgcccattgatccggttatatttaccctcctttctgaccagtgtgttcttatcagcgagctcaggatcggagcagagaaagggaacagcataggaataaaggaaacaaggagagcacccagtctatctatccatccactcatctatccatccactcacccactaataataaacacctacacaggcaagaatcagccatgtactgagtctacaaggccattcagtgctcatccacctcccgaatccctacattcacacttggcctccaaaaaaacaattacaataataacaatgacaacaacaacaataagaatctaccccatcacaggcaagaagcagccaggcactgaggctgagaggccagtcagtgctacactgggcctccaaaaaacaatacagtagcatctaacttatccagccttcatgaccactacaacaacaacaataataaacacctacacaggcaaaacaaaaaaaagagtaTTGTACcagaataagatgtaaaccgcactcagcagaatcagacatcacaattaacaacaaaccaaagacaacagggatctcaagcaattatcaatcaacacaaaaattgaagaaggtaacagacttcaaatactactactaatgtgagtataaagaagggtggaggtcacagcataaatacaacctaatgtagactgaccaacaccaccagactaagccacagcaacgcgtggccgggcacagctagtagtaatatataatgctaatattgtgctatgctaataatataatatattgtatgttacatataatttgtaagccactctgagtcccctttggggtgagaagggtgtgatacaaatgtagtaaataaatgcagtaaataaataaataataaataaatacattttagacttaggctcacccaaagtctgaaatgacttgaaggcacacaacaacaacgacaacaacaacgacaacaacaacgacaacaacaaccctaactaacttgactatctcattggccagaagcaggaccacacttcccattgaaatcctgataaatgtatgttgggttaaaattgtttttatttttaaatattgtattgttctttcattgttcttgttgttgttgttgtttttgtattacaaataagacatgagcagtgtgcattggaatttgtttgtatttttttttttcaaatgataatccggcccctcaacagtctgaaggatggtggaccagccctcggattaaaaagtttgaggacccctgggttagagaCTAGTCTGTAAAAGGTCCAAGGGATCCGGGGAGAGCTTTTATAGCAGCAGTGCAACTATtgtttcttttaaacaggatgtaAAATCCCCCTCCATTAGAGaggcattaataatttgttgtatttgagaccAAACTGCCTCTCCCCCCTGGACAACTAGTCAATGTGGGTCAGAATAGAGGCCAAATAGAGTAGGGCTGTGCtggttctgcagtgtagatgcacccaaagaaggGGCAAAGGCCCGCCTTTTATCTCCCCCAAACCctgtttctcttccttttctcctttccagGCCTGGTTTTGGGCTGAGATGACGACGACGATGTGAGGGAGCAGAGAGCGGACTCTAAGATGACCCGAACGGACCCTCCTGACATCCTGGTCTCGACGGTGTGTCCGGATATCCGCGTCTCCGcgaccgccccctccctccccgccgCCTCTGCCGGCCGGCCCTCCAGGCCATGCGAGACCCCCATGTCGTCCTTCCGGCAAACCCAGGAGCCCCAGCCCTTTAACAAACGCCACTGCCGCAGCTTCGACTTCTTGGAGTCCCTCGACGGCGACGGCGACGTGGTCCCAGCCGCCTCTCCGGCCATGGAGCGCCTCTTCCGCAGGGCCCCCACGCCGGAGCCCTCCTCCGCCCCCGCCGCCCGGAAGCCGTCCACAAAGGCCGCTCTGATGGAGGAGTACTCGGCCAGCAAGGCCCACTCCCGAGGGAGGGAGCCCCCCAAGGAGCAGGCCCTGCGGCCGACGGAGGCCAAGCGCCGGCCCCGCTCCAAGAGCGCCCCCCGCTCCAAGCCCTCCTTCGCCCCGGTGGCCGTGCCCCTAACGGCCACCCAGTCCCCGCCGGCCCCAGTCCGGAGAGGCCGCGAGGCCCACCGGACGCCCCAAGAAGAGGCCTCTCCGCCCCGGAGAGAGGCTGGCTACACCTCCATGAAGGCCCTCATGAGCGAGGTGCACCCCATCAAGCTCCAGCCCCAGCGCAGTAGCCGAGCGGGTGGCGGAGGGAGCCGCATCTCCCCGCTCTGCGTCTCTGGTGCCAACTGCTATGAGGAGGCCCCCCAAGCTCCCCTGCCCCCCGCTGTCCACGTCAAGCGGCGGATGGACATCAAGCCGGATGAGGCCACTGTCCTGCACGCCGCCCGCACTGCCACTGCCGCCAAGCCCAGTTATGGGGAGGCCCCTTTGGCCTGGCCGCTGCGCCCAGCGTCCACTGCCCACCAAAGCCTCACCGTGCCCAGCAGCCGGCAGGTGTCCATGTCCCGGACCCCAACTCCCAGTGACACCTACAGCGGGGACCACCGGATGCTGCCCCCGTTCCCTGCTGACCACTTCTATGACGGGATCCCCGTTCCGCCGGAAGCGGGTTCCGTGCCCTACGCCCCTTACGTGCCAACCAAGTTCTTCTACACTGAGGAGTCCACCGGCGGTGGAGGCAGTTTCCCACTGAAGGGCTCTGGCTATGAGGGGTATGCACCCCATTACGGGCCCCCCGTCCTCCCTCCGCCCCAGGCGATTTACGCAGAGGAGCCCCCTTTGCAGAGCAGCTTTCACCCCATTCCGGGAAGAAGGTTCTTTATGGAGGACGGCCGAGCGCATTACCCAGTCCAAGAGGCCCCTGCTCGCAGCTACTACGGCGATGACCCCCGCTTCTACCCCTCCCGGACGGTCCCCGTGAACACCGTTTATGCCGAGGACCCCCGGGCCTTTCCCGCCgtggcatccagcccccgggtCTTCTACGCAGAGGACTACGGGAAATACCATGAGCGGGAAGCCATGTCCCGGACCTACCCACATCCCCGGAGCGCCCCCCACGTCAGCGAATGGTATTACCCCGACCGGGGGGTCGCCCTGCCCTATCAGACGTGGCAGGTGTCCCGCATGCCTCCACAGCCACCCCCGGCACCAAACCCGCCCACCATGCTGTCCTCGTGGCATGCTGGCTACAGTGTTGGTCCCACTCCCCGGCTGGGCACAGACGCGCAGCGGCACTACTCCAAGTCGTGGGACAACATCCTGGCGCCTCATGCACGCCGGGAGGACCCCCTCGCGCGTGGGCGCAGCTATGAGAACCTCCTGGCCCGTGACCCGCACCGTGCCTTGTCCCCTGACGACCGCCGCCCACCCGTCGTGGTCAATCTCTCCAGCTCGCCCAAGCGCTACGCCGCCCTCTCGCTGTCAGAGAACTCCCTCCTGGAGAAGATGCACGGTCCGGATGGCGTCAGTGTCGGGCGCCATGGGTGGTTCGTCACCCCGGAGATCACCATCACAGACAACGACATCCGTGCCGGCAACGGGTTCTGCAAGGGTGACCGGCGCTCGGCCAGCTGGGATGTCCTGGATTCAGGGGAGGGGCGGGAGAGGGGCTGCGGCCCGACGTGGCCGTACGTCTTGGACCCCGGGGCCAAAGAGAGCGCCACCCGGCAGCGCAGCCTGGAGCAGCTGGACGAGCTGATCACCGACCTGGTCATCGACTACAAGCCTCCCTCTCTCTGCCCGTCCAGCGAGGTGAGCAACCTGGCGGAACAGCTCCGGAAGCTGATCAGCGACAGCTTGGCCTTGCCACCGAAGAAGCCGGAGTCGTGGAAAGCGCCAGAGCCGCTGCCCACCAAGGAGCAGCCGGGGCGGAGTGCCTTCCACGCGGAATTGCGCAAGGACCAGGGCCGGTGGCCGGCGGACGCCTTCGAGAGGCCTGCCAACCCGTCTGCGGCGGACGTTTCGCCGGAGCTGAGCCCCGACGAGGACGAGGGCGACGAGGACGAGGGCGGCAACGTGATGATGTGCTCCAACGCCAAGTGCCGCCGGACGGAGACCATGTTCAACGCCTGCCTGTACTTCAAGTCCTGCCACAGCTGCTACACCTACTACTGCTCCCGGCACTGCCGCCGCGAGGACTGGGACACCCACAAGGAGAGCTGCGTCTACGGCCGGGTGGGCAGCACCTGCCGCCACGTGCTGCAGTTCTGCCGGGAGAGCGCCGCCGTGCACAAGGCCTTCTCCCGCGTGGCCAAGGTGGGCTTCCTCTCCCGGGGCCGCGGGGTCCTCTTCCTGGGCTTCCCCAGCGCCGGCTCGGCCGAGAACTTCCTCCAGTTCGGCCTGGAGAGCCTCCTCATGTCGCCCACCTACCTGTCCCTGCGGGAGCTGGAGGGCTACTCGGACAACCTGGGGGACTACGCGCGGGAGCTGCGGGAGGCCGGCCAGCGCTACGACCCCGAGGAGTGCTTCCTGCTGAACGTGACTGTGGCCGTGGGGCAGGGCCTGCCCGAGGGGCCCTCCCCGAAGGCCCCGGTGCCCACCGTCCGCAAGTTCGCCAAGGTGGCCCTGGCCTCCTCCGCCAGCCCCGAGAGGGCCCAGGGGGGCGCCCCACCCCGCCGGAAGGACGCCATGGAGACCCTGATCCTGACCCCGCCCCCTGGGACGGCCGACCTGGACCAGGAGGGCGAGGAGGGGCGCAAGGCCCGGCAGGTCTGCTTCATCCACATCCAGCGCGAGCTGCGCACCCGCGGGGTCTTCCTGCGCCACGAGTTCCCCGCCGTCTACGAGCGGCTCTGCGCCTTCGTGGAGGGCGGCCGGCGCTTCACCCCCACCACCATCTACCCCCTGGACAAGCGGACCGGCAAGCCCTTCATGTGCATGATCATGGCCGCCTCCGAGCCCCGCACCCTGGACTGGGTGGCCAGCCCCCACCTCCTGGACGACCTCATGTGACCCCGGCACCCCCCCCATcgccgccccccccccaccaccatacCCGCCCTGCCGCTTTTCTCCTCCTGgatttcttctctcccttcctgcttccctccctctcctttcttccttccttcctcctttctcttcctcatcttcctccaTCTTCGTttgttccttttcccttccttctttccttccttccctctttctttcctccttccttccttccttccttccttccttccttccttccttgcttccttccttccttccttctttctcttccttatcTTCCTCCCTCCATCTTCATTTGTTcgttttctctcctttctttattccttccttctttccttcttccttctcacaTCCATCTTCCTCCATCTTcatttgttccttttcctcttccttcctttctttccttcttccttctttccttccttccttctttctcttcctcatcttcctcccTCCATCTTCGTTTgttccttttccctcccttccttctttccttccttctttccttcctttctttcttccctctttccttccttccttctttccttccttccttccttccttccttctttctcttcctcatcttcctccatcttcatttgttccttttcttttccttccttccttccttccttccttccttccttccttccttccttccttcccacatgTGGAAACATTCAGattttcttccctcctcctcctctcttcctctcctttgcttctttctttttttccgcctctttttttcttttcttttcttttctttttctcttccttccttcctccctccctccctcccttccttccttccttccttccttccttccttccttccttccttccttcttcgttCTCCCTTCCATCTCACTTGGAAACATATTTagattccttcttttctttctttccctcccctcccctccccttccttccttccttcctttcttccttcgttCCCTTCAATCCCATATtgacattccttccttctttccttcctcttcctcccctccttcccttccttctcttccttccttcccacgtGTGGAAacattcagatttttttcttcccttctcctcctcctcttctcttcctctcctttgcttctttctttttttccgccTCTTGTCCATCCCACCTGGAGACATATGATTGGCATGTTTCACATCGTCTTTAATGGAGCTCCAATGCCTCCAAGGGCTTAGGGATGGAAGGGCGATCTAGTCCACTGGCATCAATAGTGTAGGTTTTGGCCCTCGAGACTATAATGGTGCTACCTCTCTCTCTGGACTGGGCCAGGGATGGGATTGTTTGCTTGACCGTGGCCcgaagctgaggcttctgggagttgtagtcctggcCCAGGAACCCCTTTGGCTTTCCCTCTGGAGAGCTGGGGCTTCCGGCCAAACGGTGATTGAATGTCAatcctccatcttcaaaggcagtctaCCATACAACACAAAGGGGCCATTTATGGGACTACAGATCCCAtgctgctgggagttgaagtttgacaAGGGTGAAACAAAAAGAGAGGCATTTTCGGATGGCTTGGCCAGTAGGGAGAAATGAaagagtgatgatgatgatgatgattattattattttattgtatgacacagcaaacatgatagatatgctg
This genomic window from Anolis carolinensis isolate JA03-04 unplaced genomic scaffold, rAnoCar3.1.pri scaffold_7, whole genome shotgun sequence contains:
- the ajm1 gene encoding apical junction component 1 homolog, translating into MTRTDPPDILVSTVCPDIRVSATAPSLPAASAGRPSRPCETPMSSFRQTQEPQPFNKRHCRSFDFLESLDGDGDVVPAASPAMERLFRRAPTPEPSSAPAARKPSTKAALMEEYSASKAHSRGREPPKEQALRPTEAKRRPRSKSAPRSKPSFAPVAVPLTATQSPPAPVRRGREAHRTPQEEASPPRREAGYTSMKALMSEVHPIKLQPQRSSRAGGGGSRISPLCVSGANCYEEAPQAPLPPAVHVKRRMDIKPDEATVLHAARTATAAKPSYGEAPLAWPLRPASTAHQSLTVPSSRQVSMSRTPTPSDTYSGDHRMLPPFPADHFYDGIPVPPEAGSVPYAPYVPTKFFYTEESTGGGGSFPLKGSGYEGYAPHYGPPVLPPPQAIYAEEPPLQSSFHPIPGRRFFMEDGRAHYPVQEAPARSYYGDDPRFYPSRTVPVNTVYAEDPRAFPAVASSPRVFYAEDYGKYHEREAMSRTYPHPRSAPHVSEWYYPDRGVALPYQTWQVSRMPPQPPPAPNPPTMLSSWHAGYSVGPTPRLGTDAQRHYSKSWDNILAPHARREDPLARGRSYENLLARDPHRALSPDDRRPPVVVNLSSSPKRYAALSLSENSLLEKMHGPDGVSVGRHGWFVTPEITITDNDIRAGNGFCKGDRRSASWDVLDSGEGRERGCGPTWPYVLDPGAKESATRQRSLEQLDELITDLVIDYKPPSLCPSSEVSNLAEQLRKLISDSLALPPKKPESWKAPEPLPTKEQPGRSAFHAELRKDQGRWPADAFERPANPSAADVSPELSPDEDEGDEDEGGNVMMCSNAKCRRTETMFNACLYFKSCHSCYTYYCSRHCRREDWDTHKESCVYGRVGSTCRHVLQFCRESAAVHKAFSRVAKVGFLSRGRGVLFLGFPSAGSAENFLQFGLESLLMSPTYLSLRELEGYSDNLGDYARELREAGQRYDPEECFLLNVTVAVGQGLPEGPSPKAPVPTVRKFAKVALASSASPERAQGGAPPRRKDAMETLILTPPPGTADLDQEGEEGRKARQVCFIHIQRELRTRGVFLRHEFPAVYERLCAFVEGGRRFTPTTIYPLDKRTGKPFMCMIMAASEPRTLDWVASPHLLDDLM